From the genome of Candidatus Promineifilum breve, one region includes:
- a CDS encoding MFS transporter: MSTTRPKAVYFFYYAALACLVPFMSLYYQERGMSGTQIGVLSGIIPFIVWLSAPFWGGIADARRAHRGVLLLTIAGLCVSVLALSFAASFATLLVGVIAYAFFIGPIVPLVDNAVLGLLGEHKERYGRVRLWGSFGFASGALLLGPVLERAGLVWAFYGFVAFMVVNFFVSRKLPMGIIHEAKVSYAAGLRVLAGNGRFLLLLLTALVFGITMGVTQSYQFLFLEELGAKTTLMSWSLVFATLSEVPFWFVSAWLLRRYGTSKMIALALTASTVRFLATGLMTAPWPVLPINLLHGPSFAILWAAGVADADAAAPLGLSATAQGLFTGMMFGVGSALGGFLGGPTYEAIGFARLFLVMGWLTLGMLVVFVAARLLRRTTRRVPA; this comes from the coding sequence ATGTCAACAACACGCCCAAAAGCCGTCTACTTCTTCTACTACGCTGCCCTGGCTTGCCTCGTGCCGTTTATGAGCCTCTACTATCAGGAGCGCGGCATGAGCGGGACGCAAATCGGCGTGCTGTCGGGCATCATCCCGTTCATCGTCTGGCTCAGCGCGCCGTTCTGGGGCGGCATCGCCGACGCCCGCCGCGCCCATCGCGGCGTGCTGCTGCTGACCATCGCCGGCTTGTGTGTGTCGGTGCTGGCTCTGTCCTTCGCCGCCTCGTTCGCCACCCTGCTGGTGGGGGTCATCGCCTACGCCTTCTTCATCGGCCCCATCGTGCCCCTGGTCGATAACGCCGTGCTGGGCCTGCTGGGCGAGCACAAGGAGCGCTACGGCCGCGTGCGGCTGTGGGGCAGCTTCGGCTTTGCCTCGGGGGCGCTGCTGCTGGGGCCGGTGCTGGAGCGGGCCGGGCTGGTGTGGGCCTTCTATGGCTTCGTGGCCTTCATGGTCGTCAACTTTTTCGTCTCGCGCAAGCTGCCGATGGGCATCATCCACGAGGCGAAAGTCAGCTATGCCGCCGGCTTGCGCGTGCTGGCCGGCAACGGCCGCTTCCTGTTGCTGCTGCTCACGGCCCTCGTCTTCGGCATCACCATGGGCGTGACCCAAAGCTATCAGTTCCTCTTTCTGGAAGAACTGGGCGCGAAAACCACGCTGATGTCGTGGTCGCTGGTGTTCGCCACGCTCAGCGAAGTGCCGTTCTGGTTCGTCAGCGCCTGGCTCTTGCGCCGCTATGGCACCAGCAAGATGATCGCCCTGGCCCTAACCGCGTCCACGGTGCGCTTCCTGGCGACGGGTCTGATGACCGCGCCGTGGCCGGTGCTGCCCATCAACCTGTTGCACGGGCCGTCGTTCGCCATCCTGTGGGCGGCCGGCGTGGCCGACGCCGACGCCGCCGCGCCGCTGGGCCTCAGCGCCACGGCCCAGGGGTTGTTCACGGGCATGATGTTCGGCGTCGGCTCGGCGCTGGGCGGCTTCCTGGGCGGCCCGACCTATGAGGCCATCGGCTTTGCCCGGCTGTTCCTGGTGATGGGCTGGTTGACGCTGGGGATGCTGGTGGTGTTCGTGGCCGCCCGGTTGCTGCGGCGCACAACCCGGCGCGTCCCGGCTTGA